The following nucleotide sequence is from bacterium.
CCCTCAGCTTTTCAAGAGAAATGAATTCTGCTTTGCCGGTTTCAATCTTTATTTTCCTCTCTTCCAGGATATCCCTATGCCATTCAGGGGATTTTACTTCGGATTCTTCATCAATAAGTGAATCCCAAAGCGCCTCTATGGCTTGAAGACGCTCAATTCTGCTCATTTTCTTGATTTCCAGTGCGTTCATTTCGGTTCCCTTCTCTAAACCAAATCGCTCATATATGATGGCCATCACGCATTCGTCATTCCCGCGAAGGTGGGAATGACGGAGTTTAATGCCTGTAAAAGGTGTGTTACCTTACCAATATGAGCAAACCAAATACAACTTTGAATATCCTTTTATCTAATAATATAAGAATATCTACGGAAAGGCAAGGATAAAGTCACAGTGCTTTATCTCAAGGGCAAAGGATTTTAAAATCGAACGGAGAGTCGCTTTTTAGTCAACTTAAGAAAGGGAAGATCAGGGGAGACTTCTAGTAACTTAGAGGCCATCCCAAAACCTTTGGCGCAGGTACAATCAGTCACCTGAAGTAGGGTTTTGGGACAGCCTCTTAGTGGTCGTCTCGCTAAGTGCACGGCACGGGAATTACCCGGCCGGTTTGGTTCAACGACGCCCCCCTCACCCTAACCCTCTCCCCCCAAAGGGCAATGTCATTAACTTAAGAGGTGGATTAAGGACAGGCTTTTGCTCCATGATGGAGCTATCGTCCAGCCGCCCTGTCTCGACGGCCATCTATTACCTTTTAAGTGCCGATGAATTTTCCGCCTTCCACAGCCTCAAGTCTGATGAAATGTGGCATTTTTACTCCGGTGCTGCCTTGGCGATCCACATCATTGATAATACGGGGAAGTACTCGCAGGTGAGGCTTGGCAGCGATTACGAGCGGGGAGAAGTATTTCAGGCAGTGGTGGAGGCAGGATGCTGGTTCGGGGCTGCGATTGACAGCGGGGGGGCGACAGGCAGCAGCAGAGCGGCAGCCAGCGGCACCGATTATACGTTGGTAGGCTGTACGGTAGCACCGGGTTTTGATTTCATCGACTTTCGTCTGGGGGACAGAAGGGAACTGATCGAGCGATATCCTGAGCATACGGCGATTATCGAAAAACTCAGCCGGTGATAGTCACAGCGCACTCAGGGCAGCATCCTGCAGGGGGCCGGGGTGTAAAGCCCCGGCTCCCTGCAAAGAGGACAATCCTTATGGCATCTTACCAGTCATCACCGTTTCCATCGGCTGGATGATGGTATGTCTGGCCATGACACAGAACCGAGCACCAGTCATTACCCCTGCCGGGGGTATTGTCATAGCCTGCCGGATCGTCACATTTCCAGAACTTCGTCACCCACATATTTGAAAGGTCATTGTTAAATGCATACCGGGCGGGCATGCTGCTGTCCTGGTCTCCGATCAATCTGGACAGCTTGCCCCCGTGAGGCACAAGGATGTGACACCTTATGCATTCAGGTCCATCGGGCCAGTTGGAGGCATGAGAGATATGGACATTGGTGCTGTCCTGGACCCCGTACTTATTCTTGGAAAAACTCACGGTGGAATGACAGTTCAGGCAGAACAGCCCGTTTCCGTCCGGATGTCCATCCTTGACCGATCGATGGTTAGGGACAGCGGTATTTGCGATCTTGCGCAAGGTGCCGGTGCCGGTGCCGTTTTCTGCCGCTGACAGGGTGGGCCAGGCCCTGTTTCTCCCTTTGAGCATCCATTTGACTGTCGATCCGTGCGGTCCCTGGGCCGATGTTCCGGAAATCTCGTTATTGCTGTGACAGTCAGAGCACATCATGGTCTTGCCGGTTGCGGAGAAGTAGTAGCCGACGGTTCCATCCGAAGGTACGCCGCCGACAGGGACTCCCGTTGGAGCCTGCCAGGCGATCCATTGGGCTACTTCAAACCAGGTGGGCTGACTTTGCACGACCTGGCCAATGGCATACTTTTGCGTACTCCCCGGACTGCTGCAAATAACGACATAATACCCCACCAATGACGGCAGGTATTGATGGTAGTTCTTGACAGTGTCCGTGATTCTGTTCCCGGCTTTCGTGCCCTTGCCCGCATAGTATTCGATGGAGTAAACCACATCGTACTTGTCTGATCCGGACTGGAGCCCTGTCATACCCTGCCATGAAATGCTGAGACTGGTCGTGGTATTCGAATTGATTTTTCCAACCTGGTTGAAGGTGTATGATCCGGCTTTGCTCAAGGTCCCCACGCGGATTCCCCAATTTGCCCATTGGTTCGTCTGCCATCTCTTGCCATTGCCTGCATCGGGATCGATATTCAAAGTGAATTCGTAAGCATAACCGGAAAGGCCGGAATCCCCAATGAGCAGGCTGGTAAATGGGGCTGGCAGCCGGTTGGAGCAACACTCATTTCCGGGGTCAGTATCAGGAAGTGCCTGAGCTGCCGGGTGATAGGAATTGTTCTTGGAATTGAACTCCAGTGCAGCATCTGTCCATGACTGAGTTCCCGATCCGCCCCAGGAAGAGAAACTGGTGTTATAATTGCTGTGACACTTGAAACAGATATGGTATTCCCTGGTTGCCACCGACAAGAGGGCGGGCCATGAGGATACTGTGCTCCAGTTGCTGCTTCCCCATACTGCCGGCTCGATGCCGAAGGCACCCTTGAGAGGACCCGAAGCAGCTATTTCATTCGTGCCGGATGCAAGATGGAGCCCCGCATTACTGGCCAGCTCATTATGCAATCCGCTGTCAGCGGCATGAGGGTTATGGCAGTCATTGCACTCCACGTGCTTATTGGCCGACAGGTAGGCCCTGGTTTCCTCTTTGGGCGAATAGCGGTGAAGACCGCTGTAGCCGGTAACATTGTGCCGGTAGGTCTTGCCAAACACTGCCGGGATACTGGCAGGAGCACCTGACATGCCGCCAGCCTGCTGAGAGCCGCTGGTCGTATGACACTTCATGCAAAAGTCGGGGTCATCCAGGTCAGTAAACAGCATCCTCTGGTTTACCCCGCAAATACCGCCATCGAACGTATCATGGCAGTGGGTGCAGTCTCCTGTCAGACACCCTGTGCCTTCCGGGCATTCTATATGACCGGCACGATTGACCCCAAACGCGGTGTCACCGTGAGAGGTATCAGGATAACCCGCCATCCCCGCCTGCGGGAAGGCGGGAATCCCTGCTACGAGCACTATGATTATAAAAACAGCGAGCCGCACATACCGGCCTTGAGATTCTATGATCTGCATCGCTTTACCTTCCCTTCCTTACCTGTGCTGGAAAGGTTCTCTTACCTAGAGGTTCCCTTACCAATCCTCACCATTTACCCCAGATACATGATTTGCTACTCCGTGACACAGAACCGAGCAAAAAAGATCACCCCCTCCGGGAGGGTCGTTATAGCCTGCGGGATCGTCACATTTGCTGAACTTTGTAATCCACATATTGGAAAGATCGTTGTTAAAGGCGTAGCGGCTCGGCATGGTGCTGCGGTCTCCAATCAATCTGGATAACTTGCCGCCATGGGGCACAAGGATGTGACACCTTACACATTCAGGCCCATCGGGCCAGCCAGCAGCATGAATAAGATGGATATTGGTGCCATCCTGGACCCCGTATTTATTCTTGGAAAAACTCACCGTGGAGTGGCAGTTCAGGCAAAACAGGCCATTCCCATCCGGATTCCCGTCTTTTACGGATCTATGGTTAGGAGCAGCAGTGTTTCCGATCTTGCGTAACGTGCCTGTTCCTGTTCCGTTCTCTGAGGCTGACAGGGTAGGCCAGGCCCTGTTTCGTCCTTTCAGCATCCATTTGACTGTGGAGCCATGCGGCCCCTGGGCTGAAGTCCCGGAAATCTCGTTATTGCTGTGACAGTCGGAGCACATCAGGGTCTTGCCGGTTGCTGAGAAGTAGTAGCCGATTGTTCCGTCCGCAGGTACACCCCCAACAGGGACTCCCGTTGGAGCCTGCCAGGCAGTCCATTGCGCTACTTCAAACCATGTAGGCTGACTTTGCACGACCTGACCTATGGCAATTTTTTGAGAGCTTCCCGGACTGCTGCATATAACGACCTTATAACCCACCAGTGACGGCAGATATTGATGAAAGTTCTTGGCAGTGTCCGTGATTCTGATGCCGGCTTTGGTGCCCTTTCCTGCATAATATTCAATGGAATAAACCACATCGTACTTGTAGTTTATAAACGTAAGTCCCGTCATATCCTGCCATGAAATGGTGAGGCTGGTCGAAGTGTTTGAGACAATTTTCCCAACCTGATTATAGTACAGATTCCCGCCCGTAGTCAGCGTTCCCACTCTTACGCCCCAATTTGTCCATTGGTTAGCTGTCCATGTCTTACCATTGCCCGCGGCAGGATCAATGGCAAGAGTGAAATCTCCAGCTTGAGCGGAAAGGCCGGAATCACCAATGAGAAGACTCGTAAATGGGGCGGGCAGCCGGTCAGAACAGCACATGCTGGCAGGGTCCGTGTCAGGAAGAGCCTGAACGACAGGGTGATAGGATCCGTTACTGGGATTGAACTCCAGGGCAACGTTTGTCCATGCCTGAGTCCCCGATCCTCCCCAGGAAGAGAAACTGGTATTGTAATCGCTGTGGCACTTGAAGCAAATCTGGTATTCTCTGGTTGCTCCTGTTAATGTTACGGGCCATGACACTCCGCTCCAGTTGCTGCTTCCCCATACTGCCGGCTCGATGCCGAAGGCACCTTTGAGCGGGCCTGAACTGGCGATTTCATTCGTGCCGGATGCAAGATGGAGCCCCGCATTACTGGCCAGCTCATTATGCAATCCGCTGTCAGCGGCATGAGGGTTATGGCAGTCATTGCACTCCACGTGCTTATTGGCCGACAGGTAGGCCCTGGTTTCCTCTTTGGGCGAATAGCGGTGAAGACCGCTGTAGCCGGTAACATTGTGCCGGTAGGTCTTGCCAAACACTGCCGGGATACTGGCAGGAGCACCTGACATGCCGCCAGCCTGCTGAGAGCCGCTGGTCGTATGACACTTCATGCAAAAGTCGGGGTCATCCAGGTCAGTAAACAGCATCCTCTGGTTTACCCCGCAAATACCGCCATCGAACGTATCATGGCAGTGGGTGCAGTCTCCTGTCAGACACCCTGTGCCTTCCGGGCATTCTATATGACCGGCACGATTGACCCCAAACGCGGTGTCACCGTGAGAGGTATCAGGATAACCCGCCATCCCCGCCTGCGGGAAGGCGGGAATCCCTGCTACGAGCACTATGATTATAAAAACAGCGAGCCGCACATACCGGCCTTGAGATTCTGTGATCTTCATCGCTTTACCTTCCTTCCTTACCTGTGCTTGAAAAGTTTTATTCCTTCCAGTAGGTGTGAATATCTTTCCCGCTATTAGCGCGATTACCGAGGACAGCATTGTTCTGCACTGTTCCCTGTGACTCGATGAGGGAAACCGCCCCGCCCTCTCCAGACAATGCCTGGTTTTCAGTGAAGTTATTGTTCACCAGGGTCGGGGTTGACCGGAAGACATACAGAGCCCCTCCTTCACCATAATCGGCCCTGTTCTGGTAAAAGTCATTGTTTTTGATAACCGGAGAGGACTTGAAACAGAAAATCGCTCCTCCCAGCCCCTTATCAGCAACATTGTTTTTGAAGATATTATCCTGAATTGCCGGATTGGATTGATAACAGGCAATGCCGCCACCCTCACCTGCATTTCCCCGAGCGTTTCCATGCTGGATAGTCAATCCCTGGATCCGGCCATTACTCCCGTTCTTCAGGATAATGCAGGGAGCCCTGTTTCCTCCATCGAGGATAGTCCTTTCCCGGTTTTTACCCTGGAGATTGATGGATTTCCCATCAATAACCAGATTTTCACGATATATGCCGGGGAAAACGGTAACCGTATCCCCATCCCGAGCCAGGGAAATTGCCTTCTGAATGGTAGGGCATTCTCTGGAAGGAACGGAAAAAGAGGCAGCTTCCAGCGAATACGAAGGCATGAAGAATAATACTATACTTCCCAGTACGATAATCCCTATGAATTTCTTCATCGGTAATTCTCCTTATTTCGCGATTATAATAAACTCTGCCAAGACTGCGAATATCAGTTCTCTGTGGCCACGTCTACTTCCAGCAGTGTATTAACCTCGAGTGGTCCCATTCCCGTAAAGAGTTTGAGATATCTGCCCTGTTTGGGAGTAACGGCAGTGCCCGTTCCTGCCGGATCTGCCTGGGCCAGCCAATTGGCTTTCACCGCAGTGCCAAAGGCGGCTGGATCATCGCTGACGAAGATGTTCCACTGCCGGGTGGCCGAGAGGAGAAGGCGAATTTGCGTAACCTGACAGCTTTGTCCCAAATCAAAAATTACCCAATGGTCGGCAAAGGGAACGTACATATTGCCCGTCTCCGGATGATCGTCAATCAGGCATTCGGGCAGCCAGAAAAGATATTCAGAATGAACTGCCTGGGGAGTTCTCCAGATAACGGGGGAAGAAACCCCGGTGGTAAAATCCCAGGCGGGCGGGGTCAGGCTATGGCCGCCAACATCCTGGATCGATACCGTTATGGTAATATGTTCCTGGTCGCTGAAATTGGTTGCGGGATTGACAGTTACCTGATAGCGGGAGGATGTTCCGGTGACTGAAACGATTCCGGTATCCTCATCCGTATAGGTTTGCGAATAGGAAAGATCGCCCTGCAGGGAAATGGAGAATGTGCTCCAGTCAAGAGCATCCTGGCCATTGGAGAGAAGCAGCAGGCTGAGGTTACTGTCTACAGCCACGCCTTCACTTCCCGGCTGCGGATTCAGCAACCGGATCGAAGGGGGAAGCACCGGTCTGGCCCAGGTGCCCGCAG
It contains:
- a CDS encoding addiction module protein encodes the protein MAIIYERFGLEKGTEMNALEIKKMSRIERLQAIEALWDSLIDEESEVKSPEWHRDILEERKIKIETGKAEFISLEKLRASRKS
- a CDS encoding cupin domain-containing protein — translated: MMELSSSRPVSTAIYYLLSADEFSAFHSLKSDEMWHFYSGAALAIHIIDNTGKYSQVRLGSDYERGEVFQAVVEAGCWFGAAIDSGGATGSSRAAASGTDYTLVGCTVAPGFDFIDFRLGDRRELIERYPEHTAIIEKLSR